A window of Nicotiana tabacum cultivar K326 chromosome 24, ASM71507v2, whole genome shotgun sequence contains these coding sequences:
- the LOC142178065 gene encoding uncharacterized protein LOC142178065: MDKNYHLGKSKRRSSSVIYSHHLRVDIFNVVIDLQLSELNSRFDTVNSDLLLGMASLSPDNSFVNYDKERIMKLAKLYPHEYSISRLEDLSYELDSYILYVREDRNFSNLKRLGDFSEILVETELHKTWGLVYLLVKLSLILHVVTATVERAFSSMKYIKNDLRSRIGDEFINDCLICYIENTFWVIT, from the coding sequence ATGGATAAGAACTATCATCTTGGAAAGTCAAAGCGTAGGAGTTCAAGTGTGATATACTCTCATCATTTGCGTGTAGATATTTTTAATGTTGTCATTGATTTACAACTTTCAGAACTTAATAGTCGTTTTGATACAGTGAATAGTGATCTACTTCTTGGTATGGCTAGTTTGAGTCCGGATAATTCTTTTGTAAATTATGATAAAGAAAGAATTATGAAGCTTGCTAAACTTTATCCTCATGAGTATAGTATTTCTAGGCTTGAAGATCTTAGCTACGAGCTTGACAGCTATATTCTTTATGTAAGAGAAGACCGTAATTTCTCTAACTTGAAAAGGCTTGGAGACTTTTCAGAAATACTAGTCGAAACAGAGCTGCACAAGACTTGGGGACTTGTTTATTTGCTTGTGAAGTTGAGTTTGATATTGCATGTCGTTACTGCAACGGTAGAAAGAGCTTTTTCTTCAATGAAATATATCAAAAATGACTTGCGGAGCAGAATTGGTGATGAGTTTATAAATGACTGTTTAATTTGTTATATAGAAAatacattttgggtcatcacatga
- the LOC142178066 gene encoding uncharacterized protein LOC142178066: protein MMISPNIQKEIVNACGKETIKAIIEEMNGDYFEILVDESKDISHKEQMALVLRYHSLSRSQIRGQGYDGASNMQGEINGLKTLILKDTPSAYYGNQELGLQRPGDTRWGSHFKTVHNFIALFSSIIHVFEVLASESANYLERSMAKSLVNDIRSFEFVHLLHLMLKILAITNDLNIALQRKNQNIVNAMKLVGLAKSQLESMRESK, encoded by the exons ATGATGATTTCTCCAAATATCCAAAAAGAGATTGTGAATGCTTGTGGAAAAGAAACAATAAAAGCAATTATTGAAGAGATGAATGGAGATTATTTTGAAATATTGGTTGATGAATCTAAGGATATCTCTCATAAGGAACAAATGGCTCTTGTTCTACGATAC cattcaTTAAGTCGATCACAAATACGGGGACAAGGTTATGATGGAGCTAGTAATATGCAAGGAGAAATCAATGGGCTTAAGACGTTAATCTTGAAAGATACTCCTTCAGCTTATTAC GGAAATCAAGAACTTGGACTTCAAAGGCCAGGAGATACCCGTTGGGGATCTCATTTTAAGACAGTGCATAATTTTATTGCATTATTCTCGTCAATTATTCATGTTTTTGAAGTTCTTGCAAGTGAAAGTGCAAATTATCTTGAGAGATCAATGGCAAAAAGTCTAGTGAATGACATAAGATCTTTTGAGTTTGTGCATTTATTGCATTTGATGTTAAAAATATTAGCAATTACAAATGACTTGAATATCGCTTTGCAAAGAAAAAATCAGAATATTGTAAATGCTATGAAGCTCGTTGGTTTGGCCAAGAGCCAATTGGAATCAATGAGAGAGTCTAAATGA